The Sulfolobus sp. A20 genomic interval TCTTGACTCACTTTTATTTCACCTATCAAACTTATTTAGTAGTTCTCAAATTTATTACTTGTTAAGTGGTGTAATGAAATTACCCCGCGAAAGTGATGAAGGAAAAGTAGAATATAAACTTATTCTCCATGATGTTACGCCAGATCGTCTCCAAGAGTTAGCTTCTCAGATGAAATATAGGTTAGAGGAAGGAAACGGGGAGGCATTTTATGTATTAGGAGTCACGAATGAAGGTGAGATAATAGGTTTAAGTAGGGAGGAAGTTGAGACCAGCATTTCAACCTTGGGTAAGATAGCTAACCTAATAAACGCTAAGATAGTTTATAGAAGAGAAGCTGAAGTAAGGAAAGGGAGGTATGTTGTAGAATTATTAGTCAGACGATTTAAGGAAAAACTCCCAGTTGAGGTGAACGTAGCTGTTATGGGGCATGTGAATGCTGGAAAAAGTACCGTAACTGGAGCTTTAGTATTGGGCAAATTAGATGATGGTAATGGTGGTTTAAGGAGTACTATTGCTAGGCATCTCCATGAAGTATTATCTGGAAGGACGTCATCCATTACGTTGAGACTAATTGGATTCGACGATAATGGAAAAATAGTGAATTGGCAGCTAAAAGATCCTCTGGACGAAGCTGAAGTGACTATGAGCAGTAGTAAGGTAATAAGGTTAGTTGATTTAGGTGGTCATGAAAGGTATTTAAGAACTACTCTGAAGGGACTTTTAGGTTATGAAATTAATTATGTAATGATCGTAGTTGGTGCAGATGATGGCTTAAGTATTATGGGTAAAGAACACTTAGCAATAGCGTCCGTTTTAAAATTTCCTATATTTGTATTGATAACTAAAATTGACAAATACCCAGAAGAGAAGATAAAATCCATCATTACAGATATAAAGAATATTCTTAAAATTCCTGGAATTAATAGGTTAGCCTTAGAGGTTGAGGACGAAGATGATGTGATAAATGCTATATTGGCAATTAAATCGAAACGAGTTGTACCAATATTTAAGGTATCAAATGTTACTGGCAAAGGTTTAGATCTACTTATTAAATTCCTTCACTTACTTCCACCAGAGTCTGAAGCGTCTAGAGACATAGAGCCGCCATTAGTGTATATTGATGAGGTATATAATGTAACTGGAGTCGGTACAGTAGTTTTAGGGTCTGTGGTAAGAGGTAAGGTTAACATTAATGAGTCATTGATGATAGGGCCAAACAAGGCTGGTGAATTTAAAGAAGTAAGAGTAAAGAGCATTCAAGTTAACAGGATTTTCGTTGATTCCGTGTCTAGGGGTAATATAGCTACATTTGCAATCCAAGGTATTGATAAGGAAAGCCTTAGGAAAGGAATGGTTATGTTAAAAGGAAGCCCTAAAGTTATAAGGAGATTTAAGGCTAAGATATTCATTCTTCATCACCCAACTACCATAAGAGAAGGTTACGTAGCTACTCTTCACTCTTACACTATACGTCAAGCAGCCAGATTTGAAAAAATACAAAATAAAGTTTTGAGAACTGGTGATACTAGTGAGGTAATACTCTCCTTTTTATATAGACCGGAGTATTTAGAAAGAGGTCAGATATTCGTATTCAGAGAAGGTAGAACTAGAGGAGTAGGCATGGTTTTAGAGCCGTTATAAAAAGCAGAGAGAATTTTTGGAATATGTATCATATTATCATTGTATTAAATAATTATTTAACGGTCAACTTAGCCTTCTTTAATGTAAAGGTGCATTGAAATTAAGGTATAATCTGATAAAAGAAAGACAAACCTCGTCCTTTTTTGCTGGGAGGAGGTCAGTTTCACAATTTCCAAGTATATTATTACGCGATATTACATCAAATATGATAAACTTGTTTGAAGTAAAAGCAAATTTATGATTGAATATTATTTATTTTAGATATGCTACATTCAATTATTTGCCTTGATATTTTTTCGGCTTCTGTATCTATATACTTTTTCAAACTGTTTGCCAAAGGACCTTCAACACTGTAATCTGCCTTCCAATTAATCTTATTCTGCTCGAGCAAAAGGATGGTAGATATTGTTGCAGCTATTCCTGGACCTTCAATTGAAATTATCGTATTAACTTTATTTTCGTTTACCTCATGTTTTTTTATCATTCCATTCAATTGAACAGTTAAAAAGGAAAATTTTACCCTAGCCTTAAAGTAATTTCCGTTTATCTCTTCTACATTAGGTATACATTGGATTAGATTCTGTTGATTAGAAAAAAAAATCTTTAGCCTTCTCTAAATTATTTAATTTCACCTCTCCTTCTATTTGCATTACTTTAGCACCTTTTCTTTTATGCAAGAGAACAAGTCACTTATGATCTTTTCAACAGCACTTCCCATTAGTCTAGCCCCTACTGACGCTAATACTCCAGACACCCTTACGTCAGCAGAGTAGTTAAGTTTTCCATCTAATACCTCAACAAGAGCATCTATATCTACGTTACTATTCATTCCAGAACCTTTTGCCAATATCCTCCTCTTGGAATCGTCTATTTTTTCAAATTTTACATTAGCTTTATACTCTCCTTTTATGAATCCAATACCAGTTACTCCTACTAATTCATATCCGTCATCCTTTTTTGAAAAACTTTTCACTCCAGGAAAACATTGGGAGACTTGATCTGGGTTATCTAATAGTTTTATTATTTGATCTTTTGACGCATTTATGTCGACTGAACCCTCATATTTCATATTTAAGTTTTAGAATAAAGTAGTATTTATGAATATAGGGGTTGTTATTTTAGCTGCAGGAGAAGGGAAAAGGTTTGGTGGAAATAAATTATTAGCAAAGATAGATGGAGTCCCAATTATTTTGAAGACTATCAGTATATATGATAAATTAGAGAAAGTAATTGTAGTTGGAAAGTATGTTCAAGATCTTATATCAATATTGTTAGACCAAGTCGTAATTTATAATCCGAACTGGATGGAAGGAATTAGTAGTTCAATTAAGTTAGGTGTAAAAATGTTTAACGATTATGATGGAGTTCTTTTTGCGTTAGCTGATATGCCTTACGTTACGAGGGAGGATGTAATGAAAATCTTAAATTCGTTTAAACCAGGCTGTAAAGTCGTTATCCCAGTTCATAAAGGTAAGAGAGGAAATCCTGTGTTAATTTCCAAGGAATTGTTTCCAGAACTAAATAAGTTAAGTGGAGATGTAGGGGCTAGAATCATATTGGAAAAATTAAGTGAAAGAGAGATATGCCTTGCAGAATGTGGAAAAGGTATTCTAATAGATATTGATAAAAAAGAGGATCTAATGAGCTTTAGGGATTTCCATCCTTAGTTTTTGTGATGCTAATTTTATTGCTTCAACGATGTTTTGATAACCAGTGCATCTACATAAGTTTCCAGAAATTCCCTCTCTTATCTCTTCCTCAGTTGGATTTGGATTCTGCTTCAATAACCAATAAGCTTCCATTATCATACCCGGAGTACAATAACCACATTGTAATCCATGCTTTTCCCAGAAAGCTTCTTGAATAGGGTGAAGCTTACCATCCTTGGACAAGCCCTCTATAGTTAATATCTCAGCTCCATCAGCTTCAACTGCTAATAACGTGCATGATTTGACACTTCTTCCATTTAGTATTACCGTACAGGCACCACAATTACTTGTGTCACATCCAATGTGCACTCCAGTAAAGCCTAGTTCTCTTAAAACGTGAACTAATAATCTCCTGGGCTCGGTCTCTGTTTCATACTCTTGACCATTTATTTTTAGATGGATTTTTACTTTTTGATCTTTTTCAAATACCTTCATTTTCTTCACCTATTTAATGCAGATAATATAGCTCTCTTAGTCATAACTTTAACCATTTTCTTTTTATATTCAGCTGATCCTCTTATGTCAGAGGTTGGATTAGCGTATTTAATTGCCGCATTTGAAGCGTCCTCTATTAATTTCTCAGATATTTTACCTGACATCAAAATTTTCTCACTTTCAGCAGCTCTAACGGGTACATTGTTTACAGCAGTTAACCCTATCCTAGCATCCTCAATCATATCGCCATTAACTTTTAGCAATACTGCTACTCCTACAATAGCGAAATCTCCTGCCCTTCTCTCTAACTTCTGATACGAATATTTATATTCCTTTAGGTTAGGTATTTCAATCTCTGTGACTAATTCTCCTTGATTTAAATCAGGCGTATACATATCTTTTGCAAAGGAAGAGAATTTCTCCTCTCTCCCACCTTTACTATTAGCTATTTTTACTTTAGCATCTAACGCAATTAATGCAGCTGGATAGTCCGCAGTTGGGTCTAAGTGGGATATACTTCCTCCTATAGTACCCATATTTCTGACTTGTGGATCAGCTATTTTTGACGCTGTTTCGCTTAGCAATGGTATATTAGCCTTCATAATATCATAATGAGTCATTGTAGCGCCTATTTTTATTGCGTTTCCTTCACTTTTTATGTAATGCAATTCTGGAAGTCTCCTTATTTCAACTAAGTATGATGGTCTTAATATCCTTAGCTTCAACATTGGTATTAAGCTATGTCCTCCAGCTAATGGTCTAGAGTTCTCATGAGTTTCAAGGAACTCAATGGCTTCTTTCACGTTATCCGGTATTACATATCCAATCTTTGGCGGGTACACATGGATAATATTATTTAGTCACTTATATACTTAGCTCATGAATCTTTAAAACGCAAACTAAAATCTCAAACTTCTCTAGTATAATTAAAAATCATAGAGCATATAAAATTATTTTTTTGCAATATATTTTTCTGGTCTCTTCTTAAACTCTGCCATACACATTGGATTGTCGAAATAGTAAGTATTACCCTTATAAGTGTAAGTATAGGCTTTTCCTCTAATCTCTTCTCCACACACAGTACACTTCATATTTGATCACTTAAATTTCCATAAGTATTCCCTTAATTTAACAACTTCTCCTATTACTATCACGGCTGGAGACCTAACTTCATCTTGTTTTGCAATATTCTCTAAATCTTTAAGCTTCCCTAATAACACTCTCTGATTAGGAGTAGTACCGTTTTCTATTATCGCAAATGGTTCGTTCTCATCTCTGATTTTAATAAGCATTTTCGCTAATTCGTCTATTTTTCGTATACCCATTAAAATAACTAAGGTACCCTTTTTTGGAATATAACTAGAATCTATTAGTTCATCTTCAGCTCTAGTTCCAGAAATTACTGTAAACCCGCTTGAGTACAATCTGCTAGTTACTGGAATACCTGCATAAGCGGGCACAGCTATCGCACTAGTTATTCCGGGCACTATCTCGCATTCTATTCCTTTTGATATGACATAGATACATTCCTCCTCTCC includes:
- the cutB gene encoding glyceraldehyde dehydrogenase subunit beta encodes the protein MYPPKIGYVIPDNVKEAIEFLETHENSRPLAGGHSLIPMLKLRILRPSYLVEIRRLPELHYIKSEGNAIKIGATMTHYDIMKANIPLLSETASKIADPQVRNMGTIGGSISHLDPTADYPAALIALDAKVKIANSKGGREEKFSSFAKDMYTPDLNQGELVTEIEIPNLKEYKYSYQKLERRAGDFAIVGVAVLLKVNGDMIEDARIGLTAVNNVPVRAAESEKILMSGKISEKLIEDASNAAIKYANPTSDIRGSAEYKKKMVKVMTKRAILSALNR
- a CDS encoding SRPBCC domain-containing protein, with protein sequence MFFSNQQNLIQCIPNVEEINGNYFKARVKFSFLTVQLNGMIKKHEVNENKVNTIISIEGPGIAATISTILLLEQNKINWKADYSVEGPLANSLKKYIDTEAEKISRQIIECSISKINNIQS
- a CDS encoding nucleotidyltransferase family protein, encoding MNIGVVILAAGEGKRFGGNKLLAKIDGVPIILKTISIYDKLEKVIVVGKYVQDLISILLDQVVIYNPNWMEGISSSIKLGVKMFNDYDGVLFALADMPYVTREDVMKILNSFKPGCKVVIPVHKGKRGNPVLISKELFPELNKLSGDVGARIILEKLSEREICLAECGKGILIDIDKKEDLMSFRDFHP
- a CDS encoding YHS domain-containing protein produces the protein MKCTVCGEEIRGKAYTYTYKGNTYYFDNPMCMAEFKKRPEKYIAKK
- the cobA gene encoding uroporphyrinogen-III C-methyltransferase; translated protein: MKGKVYIVGAGPGDPELITLKGLRLLQMADVILYDRLISKELLNYSKREAEKLYVGKSIGDYVIQDEINQTLVKKALEGKIVVRLKGGDPYVFGRGEEECIYVISKGIECEIVPGITSAIAVPAYAGIPVTSRLYSSGFTVISGTRAEDELIDSSYIPKKGTLVILMGIRKIDELAKMLIKIRDENEPFAIIENGTTPNQRVLLGKLKDLENIAKQDEVRSPAVIVIGEVVKLREYLWKFK
- the cutC gene encoding glyceraldehyde dehydrogenase subunit gamma, whose translation is MKVFEKDQKVKIHLKINGQEYETETEPRRLLVHVLRELGFTGVHIGCDTSNCGACTVILNGRSVKSCTLLAVEADGAEILTIEGLSKDGKLHPIQEAFWEKHGLQCGYCTPGMIMEAYWLLKQNPNPTEEEIREGISGNLCRCTGYQNIVEAIKLASQKLRMEIPKAH
- a CDS encoding GTPBP1 family GTP-binding protein, with protein sequence MKLPRESDEGKVEYKLILHDVTPDRLQELASQMKYRLEEGNGEAFYVLGVTNEGEIIGLSREEVETSISTLGKIANLINAKIVYRREAEVRKGRYVVELLVRRFKEKLPVEVNVAVMGHVNAGKSTVTGALVLGKLDDGNGGLRSTIARHLHEVLSGRTSSITLRLIGFDDNGKIVNWQLKDPLDEAEVTMSSSKVIRLVDLGGHERYLRTTLKGLLGYEINYVMIVVGADDGLSIMGKEHLAIASVLKFPIFVLITKIDKYPEEKIKSIITDIKNILKIPGINRLALEVEDEDDVINAILAIKSKRVVPIFKVSNVTGKGLDLLIKFLHLLPPESEASRDIEPPLVYIDEVYNVTGVGTVVLGSVVRGKVNINESLMIGPNKAGEFKEVRVKSIQVNRIFVDSVSRGNIATFAIQGIDKESLRKGMVMLKGSPKVIRRFKAKIFILHHPTTIREGYVATLHSYTIRQAARFEKIQNKVLRTGDTSEVILSFLYRPEYLERGQIFVFREGRTRGVGMVLEPL
- a CDS encoding CoxG family protein; translated protein: MKYEGSVDINASKDQIIKLLDNPDQVSQCFPGVKSFSKKDDGYELVGVTGIGFIKGEYKANVKFEKIDDSKRRILAKGSGMNSNVDIDALVEVLDGKLNYSADVRVSGVLASVGARLMGSAVEKIISDLFSCIKEKVLK